The following nucleotide sequence is from Hevea brasiliensis isolate MT/VB/25A 57/8 chromosome 7, ASM3005281v1, whole genome shotgun sequence.
atcagtttttaaaaattattttaaaataaaaggaatgactaatattaataatataggtaaatatttacatttattaattaaataattcaattaaattaattattaaaattaatataaaaatttgaaattaaagtgataaaattaaaatatttaactaAAACTGAAAAagcatataaatatttttttactcatttaacttattataaaatatatttaaaaccttattttatttatatttttaatatgtcttatttattttataatagtaTGATCATTttagtattataaataaatattttaaataaataattaattaattttactgtAAAAAGTTAAAGGaattttatttatgaaaaagttatttttttatttaaaataaagataaaaaaatataatttttcttaaaaactaAACaacaaataatattaaaatttaaaaattaataaattttaattttaatttgatttcaaaaatttatatatGTGAACATGAAATTTTTCTTATAACTTTTTAAGAAATTCTTTAGAAAGTTATATATCCTAATTTGAATAACTTTATATAAATGAGTCAAAACAAAAAGAATAACTTTATAGATTAATTCTAGCATTGAttgatataaattattaatatttaactaaataaaatataaaataatcaagaattgatCAAATATTTTTGATtatgttcaattttttttttcaattatgatTCAATTAAATTTTGTTTGGAAAAAGTtctttcaattcaattatttgaaTAATCACTCTTATACACTTTCATCTCTtatctatttttattaatttaattattaaatgataaatttaaaaaaaaaatcataacaacttaaaaataaaattaatcataaataaaaattttattaactataaaatttttaaaaatgaaaaaataaaaatatataattaattcaaaatttaaaaacttctatttttattttaaaatataaatataagtgttaattataaattttacattatgtaatgtgtttttttttaattaaataaggtCAAAGAAAGTCTGACCCAATCCGATTTCAACATTTCCCTCCCCCATGTGATGTTAATGAGACCCAAACCATTAATTAATACGGTTCCTTGCCTCTGATCAGTTCCATTAATGAGCATTGAAGAGAGTACCGACAAGTTAACCACATCACTCGGCCACCAAATTGGACACTTCTTAATTAAGCACACCTTACCATACACAAGGTTAAGACCAAAACACACACCCACCCACACACACCAAAACAAAACAGAACAATCTCTGTTAATCGATAATCATCTCCGATAATTATTATACAATACAAAAGCGGAACGCCTCACATGACAGCAGATTTGAGTTTGACTCCATCGAGACCTTTAAGATCACCGAGATCCGACGGACAATGGTTCCTGATGGTCGTTAACTCATACGGCGCCGTATCAATGGCGAGCCACTGCTCCACCGTGAACTGCTGCTGCGAGCAAGGCGTGTGGACGCCAGTGGTAGTCACCTCAACGTAGTTACAGTACCAGCCGTGATGCGGTCCGCTTCCATCAGAGGTCAAGTTCAAAGCGCAGACTGGAGCGGTCAGGCAGGGTCCTCTCCCGCTGAAAATGTCGAGATTGCCCCTCTCGAAGTAGTTGTAGTCAGGCCCCATCAGGCCGCCCCAGGACTCCAGATTCCGGATCTCCACGTACTCGCCGTAGACGTCGTAGAGCCTAACACTGATGATGGAGTCTGTTCCTCCTTTGATGATCGACCCGGTCCTTATGTACACCGTGTACACGCAATCATCGTCGGCctgcatttttttttttcgaaaacAATGTTAGCGAAAAACGATGCAAGAGGCGATTATGGTGGAGGTTACAGCGGAACTTACAGAAACATCGACGGTTGAGACGGCTAGTAGAAGGAGAAAACAGAGAAGGCGAGCGTAAAAGGCCATATTTTTGTGAGGAAATGCGAAGCTTTGGACTATGCGGGTAGAGATTGAAATTTATAGATGGTTAAAGTAGGAAGGAGACGTGGCTTTACTGTTTTTTCATTGGAGCGTTCTGAAGATATCATCTGTCGCACCCTGGTAATGGTAGATTGGTAATTTAGATTCTTGAGtgtgggcaataaaggaaatacAAAATATCCATGTGTTAGTAAGCTTTGTTTGGTTCCAGTTTTCATAGTGTGAAATAATTACTTGTTTAATTGCTGGTTAACAATAATGATTTGTTTAATTGCTATGATTGTTTAATTTCTCAGGAAGTTGATGAGTTGTATTTGATTAGGGAAGTAAATTCTCCTGCTTAATCTAAGGAACTTAACCTTAGGATAAGTCTTTTACTTTCAACTTTGCCTCTATTGATTTTCTCTATAGttgcaaagaagaaaaatttatgATATATATTATTTTGTAATCAATATGCATCATATAAAGgggaaaaaattttaattaaatcaagaatttttattatattttttgataaaattttttattatattttatttattattatatcataaaaaaattacatgttTATTATGTAAATTGAGTGTTTAGGCAACATATGATActctattaaattaattattttaaatattacacTTATATTTAAAGTAGAGatgtttatataaattttattgccaactttttattattatatttttattttccaaAAATTTAACCTATCAGCTAAAAACATTCAAATAGTACCTCTTAAAAGTTACTAATTTAATGCGTACTTATCAAGAAGTaaacttttcaaaaaaaaaattattttaaaccaGATAAGATCTAAAATGTCAGCAATCCAACGAACGTGCCCAtattttgttatattattatttttataaaattgttaaataattaaataatttaaaacatttatttaatttttaaaatgattattttttgaaaaagtatttaataattatttttttgaaaagtttttttttcttttaataataaTCCCAAATATTATGGtgctattttttaaaaaagagaaaagaaactaATACGTGaaacttaattaattattttatgttgGCTATCAATATTTCATATGGTGACATGGTTTTAGCTATTTTTTATCACGACTCAAATTATGGGCCACACCGATATTAAGATTTTGATTAGTataaggtttctaaaatttgTAGTAAACCTAATTGATTTTAGCGTGACTGTAAAGTCTATATTTAGAGTCcaactcaacttaactaagcctttatctcaaaaatttagggTTGGCTATAtaaattctctttctccactctaaacgattttgggttaaattctcagaaatgtataatacttctagtcatgttgtactactctcctccaagtcagtttaggcctaccccttcttttctttctatcctctaacctaatgtgttctacttatctaactggagcttccgtatgtctacgcttcacatgaccaaaccacctcaatctcctttctctcaacttatgctcaattggcaccacccctaccttttctctaatactctcattacgaactttatctagtctagtatagctactcatccaccttaacattcttattTTCGTAACTCTtagcttagacacatacgactcattcagtgcccaatactcactttcatataacatggccggtcgtatggctgtacggtaaaattttcttttcaacttattgggaatcttgtgatcacataaaactctcgtggcatgtctccacttcaaccatccggctttaattctatgactaacatcctcctcacatcccccatataCTTGAAAGActgagccaagatatttaaagtgattactttgagacaataccactccatccaaactaactccttctctattatcagtttggccttcactgaacttgcaatgcatgtattctgtcttcattctacttaacttaaatccctttgactttagagtacttctccaaagctctaactttctatttactccttgcgtctcatctatcaaaactatatcatccgcaaacatcatgcaccaaggggtatatactctcttgtatatgtttcgttaattcatctaaaactaatataaaaatgtaagggcttacagctgaaccttggtgtaatccaactgagataggaaaatctcttgtgtcctctTCCTtgtgcacacaatagtagttgctccttaatacatatcttttaacacttgtatgtacctaatagataccctcttttgttctaacactctccataagatatATCTTAGATACTACCATAAGCCTTTTtcaaatcgataaaaatcatgtgtagatctttctttctatctctatatttctccatcaagcttctaatgagaaagatcacttccatagttgaacgactgggTATGAAgctaaattgattgggagagatagaagtatcataacgaagtcgatgttccacaactctctcccacaacttcatagtatggctcatgagtttaatttccctatagtttgagcaactctgtatgtctcccttatttttaaaagtatgtactaaaatactcttcctccattcatcaggcatttttttTTAGTTTGGAATTTTATTAAACAGGTTAATTAACCATGTCACTcctatatctcccaaacacttccacacttcaattggtattccatcgggttcacaggctttacccactttcattttcttaaatgcttcctttacttctaaaaatctaatccttctagtataatttacattcttttctattgctctataatctatattcacgttattaccattttgactattattaaagagatcatcaaaataatttctccatctttctttaatgtcctcatctttcaccaacacttttccttctttatccttaatgcacctaacttgattgagatcttgacatttcttttctctcctccttgccaatctataaatatctttctctccttctttagtttcaagaaaTCAATTGAATAAAGTCTGACCATAAATTGAACTAACCAGCGGGGAGTTTTAGCTCACTCGACCTGTGATCACAAGATATATAAATTTGAAGAGCTCTGTTCATCCTCATGATCCTCAACATACAATCATATTAAACGGGAGTTCAATTCCCTCATCCAAGGTATATTCATCTCATTCAATCACACATGCATAAATATAGATTTACAATTTCAAAACAAAAAATCTTTTCCAGTTTCATGCTAAATATAATATTCCTAGTACATGTGGAGTCTAAATTTTTAATCAATACTATGAAATATTGATATTTGATGCTAGTAAACTTGCGAGGAAGGAAGCAGATTAATTACAAAGAAAGAGAACCTCCTATAACCTGGAAAAATagattgaacaggagtgagcgttcgacacatagagtaagatattgattttaaatataatttctataactatctaggactaatgcatccctaagaatgaaatgcaacatatatCAACACATTCAATCAAGTTTAAATAATATTCGCATAAAGAATAATTTGAAGCACTCATACACCCATGTGTtacatcaatcaaatatatatatatatatatatatatatatatatatatatgggaactGATCCCCTACGCAGCTATCTTAATTATAACCTCTGCtagtgagatcaactcgagccagactttttcttaataattcaaatgcgagggttagcgagatcaacttaaagctgtactcaccccgacttatcataaaaggatcgggtcccaagcgagactagctcaagccgatctgcccgtcctacccatatccaataGCACACCTCATGCACACCGATACACGCACATAactccaaattaccctaaggcgacacctatatcaatttcatcaaataataataatacaacacAAAGCGTGCCTATAATAGccatatacatataattataagtaaATACATAAGCATGCCTTATATGTatatgatgcatacattttgcataatcatttaggtttaatttcatagtcattttatttgattattagtcacttttagctaatttcattagttatttagttagtttttcataattgtctattttggattaatttgtaatttttactttgttttgtaggaaaaatggtgttcttGATGGACTAAAAAGAAAAGTTGCCATAGAGGAGTGATCTCTACAGCCTaagatgccaaaaacaagtttcaaagttgaaatatgcattggctaaattgcgcataacttgccgcataagccatgcagatctgcataaggagaaaaatcactgttccaatacctgccgaattgtgcataaggagagtgcatggcttatgcagattcatgcccccttatgcaatctcacggaattgtgcataacctatgcgccaagtcatgcagtttcacaTAAGTGAACTAAATAAGCTgaatcgcataagggatcgcatgacttatgcatccacttatgcaatcccacaaagatttcattaatgagtCGCGTAAGATTCCTCGTAAAatccctcctaaaacacaccattttagggctctatgtcagaaaatgctataaatagcctcatttcccattttagagggagacaagaaggaaaggaagaaaagggagaggagaggcagcagctgaagagtcacaatcattttccacaccatttccaaccagatttggagatttctttctcttcttacatttttcctacatttctagtgttgagctttttgtttcttagcttagattaaagctttatttccatttaaactcagaatatcttataaatattatgggtagtgagtagttttaattagattctggagtaagggttgtaatatttgacatattttgtggattttgattgagtaatccatattttgtggtcttaatgagttttattcatttcttgtgtgcttaatgacatgcttagtgtaggatcccattaagtgatgttcttaatccatggttgaggcaccgaaaggagaaggccctgtgataaataatcaagaaattggacttaattaactta
It contains:
- the LOC110663441 gene encoding PLAT domain-containing protein 3; translation: MAFYARLLCFLLLLAVSTVDVSADDDCVYTVYIRTGSIIKGGTDSIISVRLYDVYGEYVEIRNLESWGGLMGPDYNYFERGNLDIFSGRGPCLTAPVCALNLTSDGSGPHHGWYCNYVEVTTTGVHTPCSQQQFTVEQWLAIDTAPYELTTIRNHCPSDLGDLKGLDGVKLKSAVM